In a genomic window of Siniperca chuatsi isolate FFG_IHB_CAS linkage group LG1, ASM2008510v1, whole genome shotgun sequence:
- the cog8 gene encoding conserved oligomeric Golgi complex subunit 8 isoform X1: protein MAAVDVEDESILASIFRDSFPDSWRVNPDFAVYLSELSSFGVDKLVREPERLAEERAQILQQTRELAFSNYQTFIRTADCTEHIYRDFGRVEGSVSRLLDKLPSFEERCRGFMKEAEEIGASRRMNSLTLNRHTEILEILEIPQLMDTCVRNGYYEEALELAAYVKRLEKKHSSLPVIQGIVREVRQSTQLMLNQLLQQLRSNSQLPVCLRVIGYLRRMDVFTEAELRVKFLQARGTWLHSILASISEDDPYFHITKTIEACRVHLFDIITQYRAIFSDEDPLVLLVGGQVAVNEGAIFHGWVVQKVAEFLETLERDLQRGVGGRLDSLLGQCMYFGLSFSRVGADFRGQLAPMFQRVAAETFRRAVREAVDKFQEDMNLYTLIALPSVLGGTIPPVAPSTQPGTLQPPMSLLDFEPLAWFLNNILTAFNDLRLCCPVGLAQDVTKCLEDALKMVTRQILVFHRAEESAFSSRERELFVQFCCSYADDLLPFLNRCLQVLFPPAQLALILGVPPTQLHRYGSLGRIDLPAVLEPLDFVLPQRETLKPEPAPEVDISTELGSLTFEPQLKEPSTDPDVTAEAGRPDPASTRSDLRDSESEPKSEEQETIRDEDFSLE from the exons ATGGCGGCGGTAGACGTGGAGGATGAGAGCATTTTGGCGTCGATCTTTAGGGACAGCTTCCCGGACAGCTGGAGGGTCAACCCGGACTTCGCGGTCTACCTGTCCGAGCTGAGCTCCTTCGGGGTGGACAAGCTGGTCCGGGAGCCGGAGCGGCTGGCGGAGGAGCGGGCTCAGATCCTGCAGCAGACCCGGGAGCTGGCCTTCTCCAACTACCAGACCTTCATCCGCACCGCCGACTGCACCGAGCACATCTACCGGGACTTCGGCCGGGTGGAGGGCAGCGTGTCCCGGCTGCTGGACAAGCTGCCCAGCTTCGAGGAAAGATGCAG GGGGTTTATGAAGGAGGCGGAGGAGATCGGGGCCAGTCGTCGGATGAACAGCCTCACGTTGAACCGTCACACCGAGATCCTGGAGATCCTGGAGATCCCTCAGCTCATGGACACCTGCGTCCGCAACGGCTACTACGAGGAGGCTCTGGAGCTGGCAGCGTACGTCAAGAGGCTGGAGAAGAAGCACTCGTCCCTCCCGGTCATCCAG GGTATCGTGCGTGAAGTGCGTCAGTCGACTCAGCTGATGCTcaaccagctgctgcagcagctgcgcAGCAACTCGCAGCTTCCCGTCTGCCTGCGTGTGATTGGCTACCTGCGGAGGATGGACGTGTTCACGGAGGCGGAGCTGCGGGTGAAGTTCCTGCAGGCGCGCGGCACCTGGCTGCACTCCATCCTCGCCTCCATCTCTGAAGACGACCCCTACTTCCACATCACCAAAACCATCGAGGCCTGCAGAGTCCACCTGTTCGACATCATCACCCAGTACAGAGCCATCTTCTCTGACGAGGACCCGCTGGTGCTCCTCGTCGGCGGGCAGGTGGCGGTGAACGAGGGCGCCATCTTCCACGGCTGGGTGGTGCAGAAGGTGGCAGAGTTCCTGGAGACTTTAGAGAGGGACCTGCAGCGCGGCGTGGGGGGCcgcctggactccctgctgggtCAGTGCATGTACTTCGGCCTGTCCTTCAGCAGGGTGGGGGCGGACTTCCGTGGGCAGCTGGCGCCCATGTTCCAGCGGGTGGCGGCGGAGACGTTCCGCAGAGCCGTGCGTGAGGCGGTGGACAAGTTCCAGGAGGACATGAACCTGTACACGCTCATCGCCCTGCCCTCGGTGCTGGGAGGGACCATCCCCCCCGTGGCCCCCAGCACCCAGCCTGGCACCCTGCAGCCCCCCATGTCCCTGCTGGACTTCGAGCCGTTGGCCTGGTTCCTCAACAACATCCTGACCGCCTTCAACGACCTCCGGCTCTGCTGCCCCGTCGGACTGGCTCAGGACGTCACCAAGTGTCTCGAAGACGCCCTCAAGATG GTGACCCGTCAGATTTTGGTGTTTCACCGGGCGGAGGAGTCGGccttcagcagcagagagagggagctgtTTGTTCAGTTCTGCTGTTCGTACGCTGACGATCTGCTGCCGTTCCTCAACCGCTGCCTGCAGGTCCTGTTTCCTCCGGCTCAGCTCGCGCTCATTCTGG GTGTTCCTCCGACTCAGCTGCACAGGTACGGCAGTTTGGGCCGCATCGACCTCCCTGCAGTCCTCGAGCCTCTGGACTTTGTGCTTCCACAGAGGGAGACGTTAAAACCAGAACCAGCACCGGAGGTCGACATCAGCACCGAACTGGGCAGCCTGACGTTTGAGCCGCAGCTCAAAGAGCCTTCAACCGATCCTGACGTCACCGCGGAGGCGGGACGTCCCGACCCGGCGTCGACCCGGTCCGACCTCAGAGACTCGGAGTCCGAGCCGAAGTCTGAGGAACAAGAGACGATACGGGACGAAGACTTTTCTTTGGAGTAA
- the katnb1 gene encoding katanin p80 WD40 repeat-containing subunit B1 — MAAANTTKISWRLQEFEAHSSRVSCLALGKSSGRLLASGGEDCRVNLWAVSKANCIMSLTGHKNPVECVQFNVSEDQIVTGSQSGSIRVWDMEAAKILRTLMGHKANITSLGFHPFGDFLASSSMDTNIKLWDVRRKGYVFRYTGHTQAVRSVAFSPDGKWLASASDDCTVKLWDLTQGKTITEFKSHTAAVNIVQFHPNEYLLASGSSDRTVKLWDLEKFTMIGSMEGDTTPVRCVFFSPDGSCLYSGATDSLRVFGWEPDRCFDVVPVGWGRVSDLAVCNQQLIGVSHQLSSVSSYVVDLKRVKKSGGSVIKGIIQDNQPLTEPKDPRGAALRRNYERPATTCSSQRVRQRSDADRRSPEGERRSPSEDEGDEKVSSAEIHNAEDYKEIFQPKNAISRTPPKISEPFPAPPEDETILAIGHQLKDMMMCPFPDKQQAPPLASSTPVQRVEPTVVSCGKRPAPSAIDPAPSNPPASVPPPPLPPVTTAKSKPQPKIILSSRNELIGLNVADFLHSSPNNRAGALSDEEALSQIKKGHDTMCVMLSSRHKNLETVRAVWAREDIKCALDTAVSMNDLSIVVDILNIINLQPSLWKLDLCTSILPQIDKLLQSKYESYMQTGCTSLKLIMKHFWMLISDTLKATPSVGVDITREERHQKCRMCCKQLRNLSNLVKNKAAQVGRHGSVFKELQLLMVPLDDAL; from the exons ATGGCTGCCGCCAACACCACCAAGATCTCATGGCGCCTGC AGGAGTTCGAGGCTCACTCCAGCAGGGTTTCCTGTTTGGCTCTGGGGAAAAGCTCCGGCCGCCTGCTGGCCTCCGGAGGGGAGGACTGCAGAGTCAACCTGTGGGCCGTCAGCAAGGCCAACTGCATCATG AGTTTGACTGGTCACAAGAACCCAGTGGAGTGTGTCCAGTTCAACGTGTCGGAGGATCAGATCGTCACCGGTTCGCAGTCTGGATCAATACGAGTCTGGGACATGGAGGCCGCCAAGA TTTTAAGGACTCTGATGGGACACAAAGCCAACATCACCAGTCTGGGCTTCCATCCGTTTGGAGACTTCCTCGCCTCAAGCTCCATGGACACAAACATCAAG CTGTGGGACGTGCGGAGGAAAGGATATGTGTTCAGGTACACG GGTCACACTCAGGCAGTGCGGAGCGTGGCCTTCAGTCCGGACGGGAAGTGGTTGGCCTCAGCCAGTGACGACTGCACCGTCAAG CTGTGGGACCTGACTCAGGGGAAGACGATCACAGAGTTCAAATCTCACACTGCGGCCGTCAACATCGTCCAGTTTCACCCCAACGAGTACCTGCTGGCATCAGGCAGCTCCGACAG GACCGTCAAGCTGTGGGATCTGGAGAAGTTCACGATGATCGGCTCGATGGAGGGAGACACGACTCCTGTCAG gtgtgtgtttttcagcccGGACGGCAGCTGTCTCTACAGCGGGGCCACAGACTCCCTGCGGGTCTTTGGCTGGGAGCCCGACCGCTGCTTCGACGTGGTGCCGGTGGGCTGGGGAAGAGTCTCCGACCTGGCGGTCTGCAACCAACAGCTG ATCGGTGTGTCTCACCAGCTCTCCAGTGTGTCGTCCTACGTGGTGGATCTGAAGAGGGTGAAGAAGAGCGGCGGCTCTGTGATCAAGGGAATCATCCAGGACAACCAGCCGCTCACAGAGCCGAAGGATCCTCGAGGAGCCGCACTGCGCAGGAACTACGAGAGACCCGCAACCACCTGCAGCTCACAGAG ggtgaGGCAGAGGTCAGACGCCGATAGGCGGAGCCCCGAAGGAGAGAGGCGGAGCCCCAGTGAGGACGAGGGAGACGAGAAAGTGTCATCAGCTGAAATCCACAACGCAGAAGACTACAAGGAGATCTTCCAGCCCAAGAACGCCATCT CTCGCACTCCTCCCAAGATCTCGGAGCCTTTCCCGGCCCCTCCAGAGGACG aGACGATATTAGCGATCGGCCATCAGCTGAAGGACATGATGATGTGTCCTTTTCCTGACAAGCAGCAG gctCCTCCGCTGGCCTCCTCCACCCCTGTCCAGAGGGTGGAGCCGACAGTGGTGTCCTGTGGGAAGCGCCCGGCGCCCTCAGCGATCGACCCGGCGCCCTCCAACCCCCCCGCCTCCGTCCcgcctccccctcttcctcccgtCACCACGGCGAAGTCTAAACCACAACCTAAAATCATCCTCAGCAGCAGGAACGAGCTGATCGGACTGAACGTGGCCGACTTCCTGCAC TCTTCGCCCAACAACAGAGCCGGGGCGCTGAGCGACGAGGAGGCGCTGTCTCAGATCAAGAAGGGCCACGACACCATGTGCGTGATGCTGAGCAGCCGACACAAGAACCTGGAGACGGTCCGAGCCGTGTGGGCCAGAGAGGACATCAAG TGCGCTCTGGACACTGCCGTCTCCATGAACGACTTGTCCATTGTTGTGGACATCCTCAACATCATCAACCTGCAGCC CTCGCTGTGGAAACTGGACCTGTGCACATCGATTCTTCCTCAGATCGACAAACTGCTGCAGAGTAAATATGAGAG ctaCATGCAGACCGGCTGTACGTCTCTGAAGCTGATCATGAAACACTTCTGGATGCTGATCTCTGACACGCTGAAGGCCACGCCGTCTGTCGGAGTCGACATCACGCGAGAGGAGCG ACACCAGAAGTGCCGAATGTGCTGCAAGCAGCTGAGGAACCTGAGCAACCTGGTGAAGAACAAGGCGGCGCAGGTCGGCCGGCACGGCAGCGTCTTCAAGGAGCTGCAGCTGCTCATGGTGCCGCTCGACGACGCCCTCTGA
- the cog8 gene encoding conserved oligomeric Golgi complex subunit 8 isoform X2, which produces MAAVDVEDESILASIFRDSFPDSWRVNPDFAVYLSELSSFGVDKLVREPERLAEERAQILQQTRELAFSNYQTFIRTADCTEHIYRDFGRVEGSVSRLLDKLPSFEERCRGFMKEAEEIGASRRMNSLTLNRHTEILEILEIPQLMDTCVRNGYYEEALELAAYVKRLEKKHSSLPVIQGIVREVRQSTQLMLNQLLQQLRSNSQLPVCLRVIGYLRRMDVFTEAELRVKFLQARGTWLHSILASISEDDPYFHITKTIEACRVHLFDIITQYRAIFSDEDPLVLLVGGQVAVNEGAIFHGWVVQKVAEFLETLERDLQRGVGGRLDSLLGQCMYFGLSFSRVGADFRGQLAPMFQRVAAETFRRAVREAVDKFQEDMNLYTLIALPSVLGGTIPPVAPSTQPGTLQPPMSLLDFEPLAWFLNNILTAFNDLRLCCPVGLAQDVTKCLEDALKMVFLRLSCTGTAVWAASTSLQSSSLWTLCFHRGRR; this is translated from the exons ATGGCGGCGGTAGACGTGGAGGATGAGAGCATTTTGGCGTCGATCTTTAGGGACAGCTTCCCGGACAGCTGGAGGGTCAACCCGGACTTCGCGGTCTACCTGTCCGAGCTGAGCTCCTTCGGGGTGGACAAGCTGGTCCGGGAGCCGGAGCGGCTGGCGGAGGAGCGGGCTCAGATCCTGCAGCAGACCCGGGAGCTGGCCTTCTCCAACTACCAGACCTTCATCCGCACCGCCGACTGCACCGAGCACATCTACCGGGACTTCGGCCGGGTGGAGGGCAGCGTGTCCCGGCTGCTGGACAAGCTGCCCAGCTTCGAGGAAAGATGCAG GGGGTTTATGAAGGAGGCGGAGGAGATCGGGGCCAGTCGTCGGATGAACAGCCTCACGTTGAACCGTCACACCGAGATCCTGGAGATCCTGGAGATCCCTCAGCTCATGGACACCTGCGTCCGCAACGGCTACTACGAGGAGGCTCTGGAGCTGGCAGCGTACGTCAAGAGGCTGGAGAAGAAGCACTCGTCCCTCCCGGTCATCCAG GGTATCGTGCGTGAAGTGCGTCAGTCGACTCAGCTGATGCTcaaccagctgctgcagcagctgcgcAGCAACTCGCAGCTTCCCGTCTGCCTGCGTGTGATTGGCTACCTGCGGAGGATGGACGTGTTCACGGAGGCGGAGCTGCGGGTGAAGTTCCTGCAGGCGCGCGGCACCTGGCTGCACTCCATCCTCGCCTCCATCTCTGAAGACGACCCCTACTTCCACATCACCAAAACCATCGAGGCCTGCAGAGTCCACCTGTTCGACATCATCACCCAGTACAGAGCCATCTTCTCTGACGAGGACCCGCTGGTGCTCCTCGTCGGCGGGCAGGTGGCGGTGAACGAGGGCGCCATCTTCCACGGCTGGGTGGTGCAGAAGGTGGCAGAGTTCCTGGAGACTTTAGAGAGGGACCTGCAGCGCGGCGTGGGGGGCcgcctggactccctgctgggtCAGTGCATGTACTTCGGCCTGTCCTTCAGCAGGGTGGGGGCGGACTTCCGTGGGCAGCTGGCGCCCATGTTCCAGCGGGTGGCGGCGGAGACGTTCCGCAGAGCCGTGCGTGAGGCGGTGGACAAGTTCCAGGAGGACATGAACCTGTACACGCTCATCGCCCTGCCCTCGGTGCTGGGAGGGACCATCCCCCCCGTGGCCCCCAGCACCCAGCCTGGCACCCTGCAGCCCCCCATGTCCCTGCTGGACTTCGAGCCGTTGGCCTGGTTCCTCAACAACATCCTGACCGCCTTCAACGACCTCCGGCTCTGCTGCCCCGTCGGACTGGCTCAGGACGTCACCAAGTGTCTCGAAGACGCCCTCAAGATG GTGTTCCTCCGACTCAGCTGCACAGGTACGGCAGTTTGGGCCGCATCGACCTCCCTGCAGTCCTCGAGCCTCTGGACTTTGTGCTTCCACAGAGGGAGACGTTAA